AGTGGAACCGGGCCCGGGGGCGGAGCCCCAGCTCGTCGGCCCTCTCCCGGCTAGCGATGACGACCACAGCGGCACCGTCCGAGATCTGGGAAGAGTTGCCCGCGGTCACCACGCCGTCGGGCTTGAACGGAGTGGGGAGCATCGCGCACTGTTCCACCGAGGTCTCGAACCGTACGCCCTCGTCGTTCTCGAACAGGCGGGTTCCGTTGCTCTCATCCTCAACCTTGATCGGATGGATCTCGCGCTGGAACCGCCCTCCCTTGATCGCCGCGGCGGCGCGGGCGTGGCTCCGGACGCTGAACTCGTCGAGCTGCTGGCGCGACAGCGCCCACCGCTCGGCGATGATCTCGGCCGAGATGCCCTGCGGCACCAGGCCTCCCTCGTAACGGTCCAGGAGCTTCTGGCTGAACGGGAACCCCGGGCCCTGCTG
The sequence above is a segment of the Actinomycetota bacterium genome. Coding sequences within it:
- a CDS encoding thiolase family protein, translating into MREAVIIEAVRSPVGKKAGSLAGWHPVDLLAEVLNAAVERSGIDPATVDDHITGCVSQTGEQAINVSRNAWLAAGLPEEIPSVTIDRQCGSSQQAAHFAAQGVMAGVYDLVIASGVESMTRVPMGITAQQGPGFPFSQKLLDRYEGGLVPQGISAEIIAERWALSRQQLDEFSVRSHARAAAAIKGGRFQREIHPIKVEDESNGTRLFENDEGVRFETSVEQCAMLPTPFKPDGVVTAGNSSQISDGAAVVVIASRERADELGLRPRARFH